The Candidatus Tanganyikabacteria bacterium DNA window CGTCGTGCAACTGCCCGCGGCCGAACGGGCAGGCGTCGAGGTGGTCACCGACTGCCAGGTCGAGCGCATCAGCGACCGCGCCTGCCACGCCACGGTGCGCCACGCGGGCCACGGCGCGCCCGGCCCCTGGCCGGACGGGCGCTACGAGGTCCGCGGGAAGGTGATCGTGGCGGCGGGCGGCGCGATCAGCACCCCGGCGCTGCTGCTGCGCTCGCGGCTGCCGGCGGCGCTCCCGGCCCTGGGCCGCTTCTTCACCTGCCACCCGGCGCTGATCCTGGTGGCGCAGCACGAACGGGCGATCACAAACAGCGTGGGCCATCCCAAGAGCTACTGCTGCGACCACTTCGCGGAATCCCTGGGCTTCCTGCTCGAGACGTGCATGTACTTCCCGTTCGTCACGGCCAAGAGCATGGCCGGCTTCGGGCGGGAGCACCGGCGAATGCTCTCCCGGATGGACCACCTGCAGATGATCCTGGCCCTGGCGTTCGACGAGGCGACGCCGGGCAACCGCGTCCTGGTCGACCGGGACGGCAATCCCGTCGTGGACTATCGCCTGTCTCCGGCGGTCATGCGTTCCCTGCGAGACGCGATGGTGGCCGCGAGCCGCATCTTCTTCGCGGCCGGCGCGAAACTCGTGCATGCGCCGGCCGCCGTCCGGTTCTTCCTGGAGCCGGCGGACGAGGCGGCGCTGGAAGACCTCATTCCCCTGGCGGGGATGCTGCCGGGCAAGATCCCCATCGCCGCGGCCCACCCGATGGGCGGGTGCCGCATGGGAACCGATCGGGCGACGTCGGTGACCGATGCCTTTGGCCGGGTCCATGGCTTGCCCTGGCTGCGGGTGGCCGACGCGAGCCTGTTCCCGGCGTCGGCCGAGGCCAATCCCTACCTGACGGTGCAGGCCCTGGCAGACCGCGTCGCCGAGGGCATCAAGGCGGATCTCCCGGCTTTCCGGGCGTGAAATTCTGCTTTCGCTGCGCCTCCTGCACCCGCCGCAGCAGATCCGACGTGCTCGCCGCGGGCGCCGGGCGGTGCTGGATGGCCAGCCGATCGGCCACCTCGAAGCCCCGCTGGCGGTGATCCTCCAGGCGGACGGCCTCCTGGGGCGTGCCGGCCGGGATGATCGCGCAGACCAGGTCGTCGCCCTCGACGCGCCGCAAGGCGATCACGCCGGTGGCCCCCTGCGCTTGCGCCTTGGCCCCGCAGGCCTCGCACCACTGGCCGAGCGCGGAGTCGAGGTCCGGATCCGAAAGCGAGAACGTTCGCTCGTGGACCTCCGCTTCGGCCATCGGGCTATCAGCGTGCGCCGGACTTGAAGAAGCTCGCGAGCTTGCTGCCCAACCCGACGTCCAGATCGACCTTGAAAAAGGCCGTCGCGCAATCGGGCAGTCTCCGGTCGAACTGCGCCGCGCCGTCGCGGGTGACGTAGGCCACCTCGGCGCCCACGCTGCGGGCTTCGCTGAAGACCGCCGGGGTCGCCTTGGCCGGCGCGCCGAAGCGCACCGCCGGGATCCCCGGGGTCCCGGCCTGACGGAGGAGCTTGTCGGAGGCCATGGGCATGTTGTTCCCCCGATCGGGCGGCGTCCCACCTTTCGCCGCGCCCACCGGACTTCGACCCGGCGCGCCGCGCGGTCTTGCCGGGGTCAGGGCCGCCGGCCTCCGAGGAGGCGTACCATGAGCGACCATGCCTGCGCCCGAACCCGCGCGCCCGGCCGGCCGGGAACCGCGCCTCGAGATCCGCTCGGCGGAAGATCTCGCGCCTGCCGAACGCGCGCAGCTAGCCCGGGCCGACCTCCTCGATCTGGCCGCGACACAGGCCTGGGAGGTGGCCGGCTCGAATCGCGATCTCGCGTACGCCACCCACGGCGTCTTCCGGTACTTCGGCAAGTTTCCGCCGCCGCTGGCCAGGTACCTCATCGAGACGTTCACGCCGGCGGGCGGCCAGGTCGCCGATCCGATGTGCGGGAGCGGCACCACGGGCGTCGAGGCGCTGCTCAGCCGACGGGGCGCCACGCTCCTGGACGTGAATCCCCTGTCGCTGCTGCTGGCGCGGGTCAAGACGACGCCGCTGGATGGCTCGAGGCTGGACGAGGCGGTCGGCCGGGTCCTCGCCCGCTACCGCCCGCTTGCCGCCCGGGACGGCATACCCGATCCGGTCGGCCTCCGCAACGCCGACCACTGGTTCCTGCCCGATACGAGCCGGTCGCTGCGAGGCTTGCGGGCGGCCGTGGACGCCGAGCCCGACCCCGACCTCAGGAACTTCTTGCTGGTCGCGTTCGCCGCCACCGTCCGGCGCGTCTCGCGGGCCACCATGCAGCAGGGTCGCCTCTTCCTCGACGCGGCGTCTGCGCTGCCCGACGCCCGGCCCGTTTTCGAGCGGCGGGCGGCCCGGGCGCGCGCCGCGATTGGCGCGTTGCCCCCTCCCCGCGCCCCGATCACGGTCGGCGTGCACGACCTGCGCACCCCTCCGGCAGGCGTTCCGTCCGCCGATCTGGTGGTCTGCCACCCGCCCTACTTCAACTCGTACAAGTACAGCGGCATCAATGCGCTGGAGCTGGCCTGGCTGGGCTTCGAGCCCGCGTCGGTCCGCAAGTGCGAGGTGCGCGAGTACTTCAAGGCCGGCGATCCGGCGAACGTGGCTAAGTACCTCGACGACATGGCCCTCGCGATCGGCCATGCGGCGAAGCTCTTGCGCCCCGCCGGCACGCTCGCCCTGATGATCGGCGACACCGTGGTGCGCGGCGACTACCTCCCCGTCACGCGCACCCTGCTCGACCGCGTGGCCGCGACGCTTCGGCCCGTGCGCGTCTGCCTGCGCGTCCCGCGGTACACGGAGGCGACGTGGGTGGCCAGCCAGCGCAGGCGCCGCGACGACGTGGGCATCAAGCTCTCCGATTTCGTGATCCTGCTGGAGCGCGCGTGAGGCTCCCCGCCGCCAGGACGCACCCGCCCGGCCTGCTGCTGCACAAGTACTGGGCGCG harbors:
- a CDS encoding GMC family oxidoreductase, yielding MPDSVKDYDVVIVGSGAGGGTVAAELAPLCKDGLRVAVLEAGPRFRAEDLRDLPETAAAERLYVDGGGFFTRDRAMTLAFGRGYGGSTQVYTGTSLKIPEKVVADWGVPGLTAEDVHLRTAKYMAQNNVHLLPEELINENNRLFRDGCRALGFRVEQFPVNVKGCRGSGRCNLGCGNGAKQGTHVVQLPAAERAGVEVVTDCQVERISDRACHATVRHAGHGAPGPWPDGRYEVRGKVIVAAGGAISTPALLLRSRLPAALPALGRFFTCHPALILVAQHERAITNSVGHPKSYCCDHFAESLGFLLETCMYFPFVTAKSMAGFGREHRRMLSRMDHLQMILALAFDEATPGNRVLVDRDGNPVVDYRLSPAVMRSLRDAMVAASRIFFAAGAKLVHAPAAVRFFLEPADEAALEDLIPLAGMLPGKIPIAAAHPMGGCRMGTDRATSVTDAFGRVHGLPWLRVADASLFPASAEANPYLTVQALADRVAEGIKADLPAFRA